Within Mytilus edulis chromosome 10, xbMytEdul2.2, whole genome shotgun sequence, the genomic segment AACGTTCAAGAACATGCTACCTTTTAGTCGTACACATATTCATATACAACGAGGGTTCAATGTTTAAACgattataaaacataatattcGTTTTGTAGGTTAGTTCCCAATAACTCATTTATTACTTGTTGAGTCTTAGGACGATTCAGGGCAGATACTTTGGTAACCCTGTGTTATGTATAAGTATTGAAATTTGTTACAAGCACATGCAGGTTTCTTTCAAGTAAACTATATTTTCCCGTATTAATACATAATCAAAAGGTTGTGTAGATAAacaaatagaaataagaagatgtggtatgagtgccaatgaaattCAATTTCAGATGTATGGACAAACATTCTGCAAAATAGTTAAGTTTACGTACTAAACATTAATAAAACTAAATACACTTAAAAAAAGTTCATAAATATCTAGATCAGCATACAACCCTAAACAgtgagcaaaacacataccacAAAACACTCTATCAAATGTTAAGATATGACAAATATAGATTAATTTAGACGGTAAAAACTAACGGTCTGATTTGTGTTCGAAACATGTGTGAATGGTGTTGATGTGAGCctaggcttcgtgttgaagatcgtactttgacctatactggtttacttttacaaattgtaacttggatggagatttgtctcattgacacatataccacatcttctcgtGTCTATgctatacagcaacaaacaaaaaccacCAATAACAAGCTACTGAATGTAGCATTGCTTTGTTTAGACTATCGAAATCCTCTTGCattgacaatataataaaaattatatatgttttgaaatttattcataaaCCAGGGCTAGAGGAGCTCACGATGGGTAAAGTGACTTGTCAAGCGTACGATCTAGGAGGACATGCATCAGGTAATTACAACACAGTAAAACCACTATCATTATCAAATAAaaccattgaaaaaaacatatttatatcaacaGGCATCTGAAACTTGAATTGGTTTTATATATTTAAGGGTTGATGATTTAaggaagaagaaaaacaatagagGTAAACCAGCATATCTGCCAAAATGAATACTCAATTTTAAGATGTATGAAGTTCAGATGTCAAATGAAAAAAGCATGTTGAATAAAAAGCGCTTTCTGTTTCTATCGCTTTACTGggcaatcattcaatacaaaataatttgtaagtGTTCAATATTGTGAAGTTGCTTATAATGATAGTTGTATAAAGTTTTGGTATTTATTTTACCAGCACGACGAGCTTGGAGGACATATTTCCCAGCACTTGATGGTATAGTGTTTATGGTTGATGGTTGTGACATTGAAAGACTATCAGAGGCTAGAGAAGAAATAACTGTAAGTCATGTTATGCTGAAACACGCGAAAAAAAACAACGTAAAAGTCAGTGAAATGGATAATATAAGCACGTAAAATGCAGTGTTTACAAAGATCTGAAATGCTTACAATAATTAACAATCTAAAACTTTAacttgtctttttcttttctgaAAAATGTGTATATCTTTTCACATAGCACGGAGGGTCCTAAGAAATtattgttattgtaaacataacgCAGGAAGTCGGTAACCTgttgtggttgtcgtttgttgatgtggttgatAATTGTttcatgtttctcgttttttatatagattataccgttggttgttctgttgaaaTAATTACACAAGTCTTTTCTGggcccatttttttttattattcaacaaCAGTATTGCACGCTGTTAAAAATTACTCCACTGACACAGCTATCTCAGTGAAGGTCCCTGTTTCATTAGTACCCATTATAGCTTGAGCAccttcggtgtgagcaaaggattcgtgttgaagaccgtactttgacctatactgttttactttttacacattatgaCTTGTATGGGGAGCTGTCTCTTTGATtatataccaaatcttcttatttctatataaaactctGTTTGCAAATGTGAACAATCTCGTacttcagaagaaaaaaaaagcagCAACAAAGGAATTGCATAAGTTCAAGTCAACAGATAGCTTTAATTAATAATTGTGGATATTCATTATAAATAGTGAGTGTATGAACATGGGAAATACGCTTTGAATGTCTTGTAATATTTTATCAGCGTTTGAATCTGCATAAAAAGGTATAATATTACGcgaaaaagttattttttaagtAGAAAAAAGTAGTTAATTATAATAATTAGGTTAACTTTTTATTCAGGGTATTCTTACAGATGAAATAGTATCCGAAGTACCAATCCTTATACTTGGTAACAAAATAGACAAACATGGTTGCTGTGGTAAAGAACAACTTATACAAGAGCTTGGAATAAACATGTACTTATCGGAAAACGTAagtttgaaaaactgatattgcAGTAGGCATGATAAAACAGAAAGCCAAGGGGttataaaattttgtttgaacTCTCATTTAACGTACCTTAGAATTCTTATTAATATTCATGGAGTACCAATTTTCGACCATTTGGTTGATGGGCAGGAAAAGCATTAACCTTAAAACTCAATTACAGCATATATTTTCTTAAACTGTTCTTTGTCTCATTTATATCCTgccaagtaaaacaaaaatatttgacctataatgttttttcttgcataaattgtgacttggatggagatttatctcattagcactcatgccacatcttcttatatctaagttCACAAATTTTCCATttataggaaaattcagaagataaATCCAGCACCACAAGACCATGTACCTTAGTAATGAGTAGTAGTGTTGTACAACAAATTGGATATGGCGATGGCTTTAGATGGATGGTCAAACAGATACAGAAAAATGATCGAACTAACTGACAGAACGCAGATATTACAGTCTGTTTGAAAAAAACTCATTTGTTCAGAATGCATGAtcctaaaaatgtatattttatcataaatgatCATCCTTATTTATATATCAGTATTGTTGATTTACGAAATCGTATCATTTATTTGTTAAATGTTTacataattgtatttatttttatctgttttgttggtaaataaaaaataaacatggtatatatattttgatttattattgttCCAATCTAGTAGTTACGTGTAACGTTTGAAGAAGTTGCGCACAAATGTTTAGAACGGAAAATGAACCAACTTATTGTTGGTATGGTATTCTATTTCGTTATTATAGGATGTCTATATCAATGACCGGATGCCATTTATGCAAAAGCCTTTTGGTATTCATCACCTTCATTCATTACCCTTTCTTTTCCAAACTTCGttttctgttcaatttatgttggGAAACCACTGGTACAAACCCCCattcaaacaaatacaaattgaCAGCTTTCATTTTGGTAGATATTTCAATttgcattggaaaagatgaaaaaagagaaaagatccttcctttatttttcttttgacaaCAGAGATGCTGAAGTCGTCAACTTGGGCTTTGTCCTTCaacataaattagttcaatcaaAAATACCTCCCATTTTTAAAGATAAGAcagtaccaatcatttcttattcTTATACCAAACCAATTGAAACTAATATGTTAAATTACAAACACGAgttgcaggatctcaatattgacgacttcaagtctaaacctccaaATTGCACCTATGCTAGTTCCTCATTTATATATAATACGACTGGCCATGTTATTATTTGTAACCTCAACTTTGTCAATAACACGTCCCTGAGGAATGTGTTATCTAAAGGTtcaaaatatcgtgagcctaaatccatcactTGGAAACACAACTTCCAATTACTGATGGATTCAATCGAAAATTATGCCAGACAATGGGTTAAACATAAGAAAgaagacgtagatactcttttcataattattaaagctgtgaggtcgttgatacataTCAGAATTAATAAACTGAATTGATAAATTAATATCCTCGCTATGTCAATCTTTAAATACCCAATTGTTACAAAACACTTGTCTTACCTTcttgacaaatatgttgttgttcccgtggataaagccccaaacaacacaTTTTTATCTGCAAAtcacattacataaactgcttgataaatgcagaaggtattgacaattcacttggaaactctaCATATACACCCACGACACTTACTAAAGAAGAAATCCTGATAATCATATTtatgttctatgttccttttgaattttaattaagTACTGGATATTTCATCACTGTATCGGTtacataaactacataagtgtccatACGAACAACGTTATATTGCTGGTCTTCTAAGTGCTCAACAAAACTTCTTTCTAAATTACTTACATCAGCATTCAAAGCTGAGCTTCAAAATTATTGTGAAACTGTATATTTAAGAAGTGGCGTGAATCaaatgttgatattaaaaaatctaaagatctttgagaaaaaattaaatcacaaaaatactggactccgaggaaaattaaacacggaaagtccctaatcaatggcaaagtcaaaagctcaaaaaaatcaaacaaatggataacaattgtcacatttctgacttggtacaggcattttcttatgtagaaaatgatggattgaacctggtttaataaacaacctaagactctttcatcttgcaatagtatttaaacatttgacttttctacactttacacatgTATTCCCCATTCATATCTAAAAGACAATTTgcaagagttggtattgctttgttatataaaaaaagaatggccagaGTAAATACAAGTAGCTTGTCTTagagagggataaatcctacCTTGAAAAAAAACTATGATTCAATCAAAAACTTATCTGAAACTGACAGTATCAAGATGCCTGATATTATAATTGACAATACATTTGTCACGTTGATGgcggacgtgtttttcaacaaactatcgcCATTGCATTGGGACCCTACTGTGCCCtattcttgccgacttgttcctttattcttatgaggctaacttcatacaggaacttcttaagaGGAACGAAATAAAGTTATCAGTATtccttaactttactttccgttAAAAAGATGCTGTTCTCTcgctaaataattcaaagtttggggACTTTATTGAACTCATCTATTCCAtcgcctcatatcttgactaacaccTCGAAATTGACAATGGGGGTTAGGCGAaatcaaaactttacgacaaaacaattaatttcagCTTCTCAATTGTGAACTCTCCATTTCTATATATATGTAGAAATATTCCAGCAGCCCCTGCATCCGACGAAGTATATATCTTTTAATTGATATGACATTCCCGGGTTTgaatttccttgatagagggttgctgatcACAAGGTAATTATTTAACCCATAGTTCCAATTGGTGACGTTCAAATCATCCCTTGGTAAATTTTACgtacaccatcacgagttggttgaccgttatggaatatcagttccacagatgatagcggatatgctCCTGATATAAAATAGGATATTGTATGATTACCATTGAGACAAATCTCTACAAGAGtccaactgacacagaaattgactataggtaaccgtacggccttgtGCCCTTACTACAATCCCATATTCTTTTCACGAATGAATGTACCCAAAACGCAGTCTGGCATTCAAAGTTTAATTCTGgtatttttgataatttgtttttcattgttgacaagcattatgtaaacaaatgcaaataaaatataatttaaaaaaaaagacaggttAAGGTATTCGGACAAACCAAAATGGTGTCTTATGTACTGCTTTTAGCTCACCTGATCAGAAGGTCCATGTACTTAGCCACAATTATCATTAGGGTATATTGTTTATTAACTATGTACGAGGACCCTGTTTGCCATAAAACATGGCCAACATGGCATAAATCGAACATAGAGGGAAAATGTATGTTtcgtttatataattattatcttgaaaaccacTTCAGATAGTGGAAATCTGACAAGTGCTAAAATGTTTCTGATGATGAAATCTTCCCAATGGCTATTTATATCTAATCTGTCAAACGACTTTTAACAAGACTTATTACCATTAATTTAACAACacattttacaatatttaaaaacttgccttttatttctgaaattataatagatagcataaactttgaaatgcaaaaattatcatcaaaacaagattaacaaataaatcaaatgatcTAAATCGTCAGTCGACACCCCTCTAAAGTGATTATTCTTTAATGAGTTTTTTCCCATTTCTTATGCATTTTTGTAATTCTTTTAGATAGATAAAAACCTCAAAAAGTAAACTTGATAAGCAAGacatctacaaataagtcacatgataaatttgatagtttttttttaatgaagttattgccttttatttattatgttcctctttttgtatttttgcctTTTATCTTGAAAGCTGTTTTAAAAAGATCAGGATTTTGCATTGTAAAAAAGATCAGCAAGACAATATATACTATTATGTCATGGCTGAAATCTTCAGTCTACCTCTTATTGGTCTCTAATGAGAAGTTTTACCACTTTTCGGGTGTTTTGTTGGTTTGATATACTTGTAGTTACGAACTCATTAGTAAACTAGTTTTATAATCTCTGGTAAAAAAAAACCCGGATGGATTAAATAGATACTGATACATCCATAGCACATATATTATGTTCTGCTTATTGTGTGATCTTCATTTTTCATAGTGGCCAAGAGAAACACTTTACATTGCTACATATGATGTTATCAAAGTTTAGAATCCAatcaattatatacaaaaaaaaagaaatattctggAATGAAAATAATGAATACTTAACCCCaaacggggaggattgtgcctgatattcatatgataaagacataatctttcaatcagtttaattgtagtctggagctggcatgtcagttaactgctagtagtctgttgttatttatgtattattgtcattttgtttattttctttggttacatcttctgacatcagactcgggctTCTCTTGAAcggaattttaatgtgcgtattgttatgcgtttacttttctgcattggctagaggtatatggggagggttgagatctcaaaaacctatttaaccccgccgcatttttgcgcctgtcccaagtaaggagcctctggcctttgttagtcttgtattatgtttaattttagtttcttgtgtaaaatttggagtTTATTATGGagttcattattactgaacttatatatttgtttgcttaggggccagctaaaagatgcctccgggtgcgggaattttacGCCGCATTGAAGACATggtggtgaccttctgctgttgtttgatCTATgttcgtgttgttgtctctttgacacattttccattttcattctcaattttatatatgattAGAAATATAGATGTTCAgttcagaaaaaaagaaaatgttttgttGTGTACAGATATATCGTTCTTTGTTTTAAATCTGACAGACTTTTGTAAGTATTTTTAAATAATCTAATTCATAAATAAGTTACTACATACAGCTGCATCTGTGATCTCGTGATAGCTTTCCCGACTCCATGTTGCTGGAGGGGGATTCAATTCAACAGAAAGacatatcataaaataaatgataatcgAAAAGACATTATCTTCGCTGGCTAAGGGTTACGATTCACTTCTCTCATCTGTATCTTGGCAGATGAAGAGAGAAATTTGGATCCATTGGGTAATGGTTTTCATTGGTTGCAGTCATTCAATGCGCCTACAACTTGACCCcgtgtaaatttagaaaatgtaggTAAATACTTGCCACGTGCTGAATTTGCAACAAGTCTTTGCGACCAACAACATACGACGACGTTTAGTTACAATTTGAAAGTTCTTAATCAACTAATAgatgttcttgtgtatgttttCTTGCATGTtgtactttcaatttattttttcgtTTCCTCCTTCTCCGGGTTGGTAAACTCTAGACGTTACAAATGTGTTCACCTCCACACTGAAgtgagttcaagtgctaccattggtcaataATAATAAagtcggaatgggcgtgactttaatgaACTGATAaatggcgcaacattgttatcacaattTTTGGCTTCATCTGCCACGGGTGGAGAGGAGGGGAATGAATCGTAACATTTTGCTATGGAAGTTAAAAAGACACATAAGAGACTACAAACAATAGCAAGGAGCCTCTGATTTAACAACACCCGATGTTGAGTTCAGTTGATACATTGTGGAAAGCAGTTTGTGTTCCAGTAGTTTCATTGTCACAATGTATTGAAAAACAATTACTAAATGAATAGAGATGAAATAGGGTGTCGCGTTTTCTTCTATCACATAAAATCCACGAATATTGTTTTATACCACCAAGGGATAACGGTAAACGTAGTTCATTTTGTACTCATTTCAAGAACTTTTGGGGGTATATGGTGATTAAAATCGGAAAAAAAGTCAGTTCAGATTTACTGTTCTTCATGACTTTCGGCTCTGAAATTTTCCATCATTGCACGTCTGCCCggcaaaattaaatttaatttcgTAGCAGATACGGTAAATATTGACCTTAGGTAGCattccacagttaggtgtgtagttttaCATATTGTCC encodes:
- the LOC139492688 gene encoding small COPII coat GTPase SAR1-like yields the protein MGKVTCQAYDLGGHASARRAWRTYFPALDGIVFMVDGCDIERLSEAREEITGILTDEIVSEVPILILGNKIDKHGCCGKEQLIQELGINMYLSENENSEDKSSTTRPCTLVMSSSVVQQIGYGDGFRWMVKQIQKNDRTN